The genomic region aaaaaaatgtatcaCTTTAGGATAGAAATAtacaaaattctaaatttaaggttgttttagaaataaatCTCATTTTATGTTACttttaaaagtcaaaaaaaaaaaaaaatttggtcCTATCCGTCTATTGGACTGGCAAAAGgaccaatttttttttttatttttaaaagtaccataaaatgaaatttatttctaaaacaatcataaatttagaattttatatatttctactctaacatgataaaaaaaatttaatgtattaaattaagaaaaaatctaTATTGTAGCACataaatactattattatatatgtacttgactattttacataataattaaatttaatttaatcaattatcTTAGAACTTTTCTAACACATGAATTATCGTAAAAAATCCATGGGATATGAAATGGttatcttaatttatataataattaattttaatttattagtcgTTTCATAATATTCAACTGTATCGTGTaataacatattttaaatttattataataatttatatatttttacgtacaataattttaatttaatcacttattataaatatatttttataaataaaatttattaaaattaaattaatcttataattattattattccgTGTCCGCCGGTAAAATTGATAGACATTTTTTTGGGTACATCTCAAACCTGTTTATCCCTCCAATTGgtgtatataatttttttttattataatttgaaacATGTCCGCCAATTGAATTGGtgaacaatttttttttttaattacaggCTCTATCCGCCATTTCAATTAATGGATAgccttaattttaatttttttgtccGCTATTTGGAATGGGGACAGTGATATCCGCCAGTCTAACTGGTGGACAGTATCCACACATGTAAATTTCTAccataaatttgaaaatactTCTCAAACTAtcctaaaactaaaatttctctcactttaactttaaattggaatttttgttttctaaattcCCTAACTAAAGAAAAAGCCCTCCGTATAGTAAATGGATCACACATGAACTTAATATTACTACGAATGAAGTAAAAATTGTTATAAAGGAAGATTGTTCTATATATTTACACTCATTGACTGCCAATTAATAAGGGATTTGAAAATCTACATCATTAAAGAAAAGCGAGGACCAAATCTAGAACATAATTATAGTTGATTTTCTCACCTTTTTTGTCAGGTCACATAATGGTTTTCTATTATGTTGCCTTactaattcattttttttcttttttcttcaatattCGTTTCAATTAGtattgcattttcttttattttcatatattatctttttctagAAAATTCTTGCTCGAATTTGATGTATACactataatagaaaaagagagaCACATATTGTGAATGTCTTCGACTTTAGTACTGGATGATTAACACATATTCATTATTTGAAGTATATGTCAGTCATTTATCGGTTTAATGTATAGGTGGGGACAATATACCAAGTTTAAGCaatgatttttcatttttttccttttattattaactCTATATGTCATGTAtatctttctttataaatacaaaGCAATCTAATAAAGTTTGTAAAGTTAACTATTACATAATTTGCCgagtataaaaattttaaaattttcattagatttagattttgagtTCGATCAGAAGCTGATTTATTAAATCCCTACTTTGGCTTTGAAtataaatacacatatatGAAAATCTTTGGCAACATACCCAATTCTAAGCATGGCTCCTAGTAGCTGCActcttttctctctcattTTACTTGTAGCAAATTTTTATCATCCAGTCCTCTCATGGCAACCCCAAGTAGTTGAAAAACCAAGAGTGAGATTTTGCTTCAAGTTTACAGTTCACGTCATCAATGGCCTGAGTACCAATCAACACCCACTGTTCCTCCATTGCCAATCGAGGGATGATGACCTCGGGGGCCATACTCTATACAAAGGAGGAGATTTCAAGTTCAGGTTCGGAGTGAAATTCATTGGTCCTAAGACATGGTTCACTTGTGATATGACATGGGGATCAAAGCATCAACATGTTGATGTTTTCAGACAGAAAATAGAGGGATCTATGTGTTGTAATGATGGAGGAAACATTTGCTACTGGAGAGCTCAAGATGATGGGATCTATTTTAGTGTGGACAATGAGATGTGGCTTCTACGATATGACTGGCTGCAGTAgtaaaaagaaggaaaagatatatatatatatatatatatatatatatatatatatatatatatgtatttatccTAATGTTCAGTTAAGAACAATAAAAGTGAAATTGTAATTTCTGTTCAAAGCTTTAATCcctgaaaagaataaataagtTTTCTTAATAAGAGGATTTGTGTTGTGAATAGAAAAATAGGAGGTAGCTTCTAATCCATTCCACCACCATTGATTGATTGCTGAAGGAGCTAAGGCATCTGATGTCATCGACCTACTGATAATCATAAAATGAATGATGGtataaaagaaaggagaccccaaatcaaattttaccACTAAGATAAATCTAAATTCCTTAATGCTAAAGAgtgaagaataaattaaatgcaCACGAATCTTTATACTCTTGCAATTACTTAGTGCTGTGTTGATCGAATTGTTCCATTCTCAattccaatatataatatatttttgaaaacaaattgtACAAATACCCTTTTTTTCTATAAGTTATCATAGTTTAATAGTCTGAAGTTCTTAAAGTACAACGAGAAATAAAGTGTTATAAGCTGAACTTCTAACCTTAGCCTCCTAGCTATCTAtaatagtttataattttattttactatagATCCAATGGtcgaaataattttaaatttatatgacttttgataattttgatcaattgttttaattttaataaaaaaaagtctttaagtcaattcttaattttgattatttaatttaaggtGTCATGACATGAATaagtgatattattattaccatTATCAAAAGTCATAaagattttaaacttttttaacgGTTAAATCTTTATGATTTCATGTTTTTCACTTATCCtaccaaatataatttaaaatataacataaagTAAAAGAATTAGCATAAATGAATTAAGATATTttcagaaattttttaaaaatctgcTTAATCCgtccaaaaaaatatatatttatatataaggtaagtcaattaaaacaaatcttttaattatgCTAATAATTGTAGAGCTCCATATTTGAGATTTAGCTTAAAATAGTAAGAGTATTTGCTCTTGGAAGTAAGAGGTCTTGAGTTCGAATCATATGCTTTGCATTAAGTgagattttacttttatagtGAGTGAAAATGGATAATTACCGTTGCTGTGTAGTTCATAGCCCGATGGGTatctgtaaaaaaaaataagaattggTGAGCcccgtttttttttttttggtgggGAAAAACTGGAGCGTGAAAACTGGGACACGCCCGAAACAGAAAAACAAGATAAGATCACTCCCGAGGAAAGACTATGCCCGTACTATCACCAAGCAACAAATGAGAAATAACCGGAAGAGGATCAAACAAAGTTTGACAACCAACGTTCGAATCAAAAGCTAGAGTTGCCAGGCCAACAGCACAAGCGTTTGCCTCTCTGAAAATGTGTTTTACACGGATACACCAGTCTCTCTTGACTAAGATACCAACTGCAGCAGGCAGTCCCCGAACTGCTTTAGTGGACACACTATCGACAGCGGTGGAAGAGTCCATTTCCACTTGGATTCCACGAAACCCTAACGACCAAGCTAGATTGAGATCTGAGTAAAGCCCCAACGTTTCCGCTTCAAAGACTAGCACGAGCCAATCTTCCGAGAAAATTCTGCAATCCATCTACCGATTTCATCACGTAACAGACCAGCGGCTGTAGCAATGTTGTTGCGAAGCCCTCCATCTGTATTGAGCTTATCCACCCATGGTTAGGAGGATCCGTCCCACCTGACGTCTGCCAGAGTTCGAACTACAACTATTACCTAGTGTGTTGTCACCCAGATCCTTGTCCTGAGCCAGAGATTTCACCACACATTTGCAGGTGTTGATAATTCTATGAATAGGCTTCTCAAAATTGCTGGTATTAGAGTTAAAACTATCACAAACTTCAGGGTTAGATTGGGACAGATTAAGAGTAAGCCAATTAGAACatcaagagaaaagaaatgagaCCAATGGTTTTGTTTAACTAACCACTGCCAGATAAATTTAGCGAATGGGCAATCGCGGATCGCATGCAGGCTATTTTCCTTCCCTCTTTAATTACACTAATTGTTAATTTGCCTACTTACCATAATCGatgctaatatttttctatataaatcCTCCAAAATTAAGAACATATATATCACCACCAGCTCGTAAATTAATCATGTCTTATTCTTCTCCTTTAGCTTCCTTTCTAGCATTGATTTGCATGGTTCATGCACAAGAAggatatctatatatatatatatatatatatatatatatatatatatatatatagtcctTCTCGAATCAAGTATGAAGACCCCGAGTGGAACCTGCAATAAATCAAGACCCTTTTACCCTTAACAATTTTGGGCACCACTGCTTATGGAGCTTTACTGAAAGTTCATTATCAAACGTGAAATAACAAGGTTAGACAAGCACAAGAAATTCATAT from Ricinus communis isolate WT05 ecotype wild-type chromosome 9, ASM1957865v1, whole genome shotgun sequence harbors:
- the LOC8265670 gene encoding S-protein homolog 24; the encoded protein is MAPSSCTLFSLILLVANFYHPVLSWQPQVVEKPRVRFCFKFTVHVINGLSTNQHPLFLHCQSRDDDLGGHTLYKGGDFKFRFGVKFIGPKTWFTCDMTWGSKHQHVDVFRQKIEGSMCCNDGGNICYWRAQDDGIYFSVDNEMWLLRYDWLQ